In one Flavobacteriales bacterium genomic region, the following are encoded:
- the cmk gene encoding (d)CMP kinase: MNRITIAIDGFSSCGKSTLAKQLAAHLGYTYIDSGAMYRAVALYVIEHGLVRDGRLDREGLLDALDGIDIRFQHDPLADRSATYLNGRNVEREIRGMEVSRHVTLVSPVPEVRAKLVRLQQAFGRDKGVVMDGRDIGTVVFPDAEVKLYMTARPEVRAQRRYHELKQKGVEVDYASVLENIARRDEDDTTRAADPLVKAPDAVEIDNSDITAEQQFVKALDIVLGVLARVGQE, from the coding sequence ATGAATCGCATCACGATCGCCATCGACGGCTTCTCCTCTTGCGGAAAGAGCACCCTGGCCAAGCAGCTGGCGGCCCACCTCGGCTATACCTACATCGATAGCGGCGCCATGTACAGGGCCGTGGCGCTCTACGTGATCGAGCACGGCCTGGTGCGCGATGGCCGGCTCGACCGCGAAGGCCTCCTCGATGCGCTCGATGGCATCGACATCCGCTTTCAGCACGACCCGTTGGCCGATCGCAGCGCGACCTACCTCAACGGCCGCAACGTGGAGCGCGAGATCCGTGGCATGGAGGTGAGCCGGCACGTGACCCTGGTGAGCCCGGTGCCCGAGGTGCGGGCCAAGCTCGTGCGGCTGCAGCAGGCGTTCGGGCGTGACAAGGGCGTGGTGATGGATGGGCGCGATATCGGCACCGTGGTGTTCCCTGATGCGGAGGTGAAGCTCTACATGACCGCTCGGCCCGAGGTGCGCGCCCAGCGCCGTTATCACGAGCTGAAGCAGAAAGGTGTCGAGGTGGACTACGCCAGCGTGCTGGAGAACATCGCCCGGCGCGATGAGGATGATACCACCCGCGCCGCCGACCCACTCGTGAAGGCGCCGGATGCGGTGGAGATCGACAACAGCGACATCACCGCGGAGCAGCAGTTCGTGAAGGCGCTGGACATCGTACTAGGGGTGCTTGCCCGCGTGGGGCAGGAGTGA
- the porQ gene encoding type IX secretion system protein PorQ has translation MRRAILPCLFLLHLTSAAQLGGQQVFRVLDVPSSARVSALGGNYIAVQDNDLNLGIFNPALLNSEMGKQAALSYLPYIDGINIGYASYGHHFDSIRTTFSGTVQYVDYGSFTRTDEVGHELGEFRAGEYVLQVGAGRAIDSLFSIGANAKFITSNLEAYTASGVALDVGGVFTKRSIGLTVAAMLRNIGRQTNRYSDEYEDLPFQVQLGVTYKFKHAPFRLGLMLEELQRWDLTYEDPTASAQIDPTTGEVVEKKISNARKALLHAVPSAEILLSRNFMLRVAYNFRTRYEMQVDNRPGAVGLSFGLGLRVSKVHLSYGFSQLHLAGISNTITLAVRFSDFRKEGV, from the coding sequence ATGCGACGAGCCATACTCCCCTGCCTCTTCCTGCTGCACCTCACCTCGGCGGCCCAATTGGGCGGCCAGCAGGTATTCCGCGTGCTGGATGTCCCTTCCTCAGCACGGGTCTCCGCCCTCGGCGGCAACTACATCGCGGTGCAGGACAACGACCTCAACCTGGGCATATTCAACCCCGCACTGCTCAACTCCGAGATGGGGAAGCAGGCGGCCCTGAGCTACCTGCCTTACATCGACGGCATCAACATCGGATACGCGAGTTACGGCCATCACTTCGACAGCATCCGGACCACCTTCTCGGGCACGGTGCAGTACGTGGATTACGGGAGCTTCACGCGTACCGATGAGGTGGGGCATGAGCTGGGCGAGTTCCGTGCCGGCGAGTACGTACTGCAGGTCGGGGCCGGCCGCGCCATCGACAGCCTCTTCAGCATCGGCGCCAATGCCAAGTTCATCACCAGCAACCTCGAAGCGTATACCGCCTCAGGCGTGGCGCTCGACGTGGGCGGGGTCTTCACCAAGCGCTCCATCGGGCTTACCGTGGCGGCCATGCTGCGCAACATCGGGCGGCAGACCAATCGCTATTCCGACGAATACGAGGACCTGCCCTTCCAGGTGCAGCTGGGGGTCACCTACAAGTTCAAGCACGCGCCGTTCCGGCTCGGCCTGATGCTGGAGGAGCTGCAGCGCTGGGACCTCACCTACGAGGATCCGACCGCCAGCGCGCAGATCGACCCCACTACAGGCGAAGTGGTGGAGAAGAAGATCTCCAATGCGCGAAAGGCGCTGCTGCATGCCGTCCCCAGCGCCGAGATCCTGCTGAGCAGGAATTTCATGCTCCGTGTAGCCTACAACTTCAGGACCCGCTACGAAATGCAGGTTGACAACCGGCCAGGGGCCGTGGGCCTGAGCTTCGGGCTCGGCCTGCGGGTGAGCAAGGTGCACCTGAGCTACGGCTTCTCGCAGCTGCACCTGGCCGGCATCAGCAACACCATCACGCTGGCGGTGCGCTTCTCCGATTTCCGCAAGGAGGGCGTCTGA
- a CDS encoding SPOR domain-containing protein has protein sequence MRSHRSVLSSSLCRVAGIAALFALPYLACGQSDSLSAPPVQQPPASAALKPGRFLPTIGLGAGMFAFYGDVGNDHAGRSPLVTRPGYEIRASAPITDWLEADLYALHGRLGVNERDFRRNLNFESRITIGGFQFRYNFLQLLNRDRVVEPYLNAGFESVEFLTKTDLFDAQGRRYHYWDDGTIRDIAEDAPDAANAVEIQRDYRYETDVRELNADGFGKYLERTWAVPVGIGARMDIGSGLDLRIGTTLHLTFSDLVDGVTDKSVGDRQGKAGNDRFLFSSVSLGYAIPMERKPKPLRFTTPLSNEQLDVIVLNDDEDGDGVKDFHDRCPGTPAGVKVDAFGCALDGDGDGVPDDRDDELNSAPGALVDGRGVTLSEEALLKAWLNWKDSANVNIVTSRVESFGPKREKPPVKRVYVVKVGTHTEGISEEMIQRILSIPDVRTIEKGDTTYYVVGSYDAIPEALRRELELKGMGIESVVMAEEGGRLIDVSKETAAERAKMAGMGAGDDSRDVIIRVQLGAFRNKLSKNIFGGIKDLVVINGDDGLTRYYTGSFKEVNPAAAHRVQMLTQGFEGAFLVAFREGKRITMKEAGAQVLRPEDLSTRVTPGSVARDKVRYRVQVATFAGNVPMETMDKLLGLGDLEPVTSDQTTRYFYGSFVERGEADEAMQAIRAKGFIDAFVVGSVNGVITPAEDADSLIGK, from the coding sequence ATGCGCAGCCACCGCTCGGTCCTGTCGTCATCCTTGTGCCGCGTCGCCGGCATCGCAGCCCTCTTCGCCCTTCCCTATCTCGCCTGCGGGCAATCCGACAGCCTCTCCGCCCCTCCAGTCCAGCAGCCGCCTGCGTCCGCCGCGCTCAAGCCCGGACGATTCCTGCCCACCATCGGCCTTGGCGCGGGCATGTTCGCCTTCTACGGCGATGTGGGAAACGACCACGCGGGCCGCTCGCCGCTGGTCACGCGGCCGGGATACGAGATCCGCGCATCCGCTCCGATCACCGATTGGCTCGAGGCCGACCTCTATGCACTGCATGGCCGCTTGGGCGTCAATGAGCGCGACTTCCGGCGCAACCTCAACTTCGAATCGCGGATCACCATCGGCGGCTTCCAGTTCCGGTACAACTTCCTGCAGCTCCTGAACCGCGACCGCGTAGTGGAGCCCTACCTCAACGCAGGCTTCGAGAGCGTGGAGTTCCTCACGAAGACGGACCTCTTCGACGCGCAGGGACGCCGTTATCATTATTGGGATGACGGCACCATCCGCGACATCGCGGAGGATGCTCCGGATGCGGCGAACGCCGTGGAGATTCAGCGCGACTACCGCTACGAGACCGATGTGCGCGAATTGAATGCCGACGGCTTCGGGAAGTACCTGGAGCGCACTTGGGCCGTGCCCGTGGGGATCGGCGCCCGCATGGACATCGGATCCGGGCTCGACCTCCGCATCGGCACCACCCTTCACCTCACCTTCAGCGACCTGGTGGACGGCGTCACGGACAAGAGCGTGGGCGACCGGCAGGGCAAGGCCGGGAACGACCGCTTCCTCTTCAGCTCCGTGAGCCTGGGGTATGCCATTCCCATGGAGCGCAAGCCGAAGCCGCTGCGCTTCACCACACCGCTCAGCAATGAGCAGCTCGATGTGATCGTGCTCAACGACGATGAGGACGGCGATGGCGTGAAGGACTTCCACGACCGCTGCCCGGGCACGCCTGCCGGGGTGAAGGTGGACGCCTTCGGCTGCGCCTTGGACGGCGACGGGGACGGGGTGCCCGACGACCGGGACGACGAGCTCAACTCCGCACCGGGGGCGCTGGTGGATGGTCGCGGCGTCACCCTCAGCGAGGAGGCGCTGCTGAAGGCATGGCTCAATTGGAAGGACAGCGCGAACGTGAACATCGTCACCTCCCGGGTGGAGAGCTTCGGCCCAAAGCGCGAGAAGCCACCGGTCAAGCGGGTCTACGTGGTGAAGGTGGGCACCCACACCGAGGGCATCAGCGAGGAGATGATCCAGCGCATCCTGAGCATCCCGGATGTGCGCACCATCGAGAAAGGCGACACCACCTACTACGTCGTGGGCAGCTACGATGCCATCCCGGAAGCGCTTCGCCGGGAGCTCGAGCTGAAGGGCATGGGCATCGAGAGCGTGGTAATGGCCGAGGAGGGCGGAAGGCTCATCGATGTGAGCAAGGAGACCGCTGCGGAGCGCGCCAAGATGGCGGGCATGGGTGCGGGCGATGACAGCCGCGATGTCATCATACGCGTGCAGCTGGGCGCCTTCCGCAACAAGCTCTCGAAGAACATCTTCGGAGGGATCAAAGACCTCGTGGTCATCAATGGCGACGATGGCCTCACGCGTTACTACACCGGGTCATTCAAGGAGGTGAACCCTGCCGCTGCGCACCGCGTGCAGATGCTCACCCAAGGGTTCGAGGGCGCCTTCCTGGTGGCCTTCCGCGAGGGAAAGCGCATCACCATGAAGGAAGCCGGCGCCCAGGTGCTGCGGCCCGAGGACCTCAGCACGCGGGTGACCCCCGGCAGCGTGGCGCGCGATAAAGTGCGCTACCGGGTGCAGGTGGCCACCTTCGCCGGGAACGTCCCCATGGAGACCATGGACAAGCTGCTCGGCCTCGGCGACCTGGAACCGGTGACCAGTGACCAGACCACGCGCTACTTCTATGGCAGCTTCGTGGAGCGCGGAGAAGCCGACGAGGCCATGCAGGCCATCCGGGCGAAGGGCTTCATTGATGCCTTCGTGGTGGGATCGGTCAACGGCGTGATCACGCCGGCCGAGGATGCGGACAGCCTGATCGGGAAGTAA